The window ATGATTTGAGATAACATCGTATCGGAACCGATACGCTTTGCTTCCATGGTAAAAGCACCACTTAGATTTATAGTAGCACCAATAACTTCAGAGCCAACTTGCTTTTCAACTGGTAAGCTTTCACCGGTCAGCATAGCCTCGTCTACTGTGGAATACCCCTCAGTAATTGTACCATCAACAGGGATTTTTTCGCCTGCACGAACTTGTAAAATATCACCCGCTACCACCTTAGATGTAGGGATATCAATAAATTCTCCATCACGCAACACATGAGCTGTTGCGGGTTGTAAGGCAATCAACTTTTGAAGTGCTTCAGAGGTACGCCCCTTCGCAATTTCTTCTAATAGCTTACCAAGAAGGATAAATGTAATGAGCCACGCAGAGGTTTCAAAATATATTCCATGAGGGCCTAATTCAGGGTGAAATTGCCAGTTATAAATACTGAATAGATAGGCTACCGTCGTGCCCATTACTACGAGCACATCCATCGTAAGTGCTCCATTTTTCACTGCACTCCAGGCACTCTTATAGAACATGAGACCAGGACCGAACTGAGCAATAGTAGCAAGAACAAACTCTACCCATACAGGCAATGCCTGAATACCAAATCGATGTAACGTCATATTAATCATCATCGGTACTGCCATACAAGCGGCAATAATAAGGCGTGTAATATGAGGTTTTAAGTTAACCTTTTCTATTTCTTGCTTTGTTTCGTCTGCTTCTGCAGCACCAAAGCCGATATTCGTAATGGCATCAATAATCTGTTGTGAGTCTACAGTAGCCCCGTCTTTATATTCAACGCTCCCCTTTCGAGTTAAGAGGTTAACCTTAACAGATTCTACGCCATCAACTTTAGAAACAACGTTTTCAACACGTTTTACACAGGCTGCACAGTGCATACCTGTAATATCAAATTCTTGTTTTTTTACGCTCATATTCACAGGCCTTTCTACTCTGTAGATATATCTTATCTTACAACTTACTATATTATTACAAATTCGTACTATATTTTGTATTTATGTACTTAAATATATGTCTAAACATCTATCTATAAAAAGCTATATATCCTATTGTAAATAAAATAGCCATAAACAAGTTCACTAAGAATGTTTCAATATATTTTAAAACTTCAATATATGAACATATTACATGACTAACTACTCATATATCTACATTTAATAATAACATAAATTCTCATTACGTCAATATCCTACCAAATATAGAGGCTATTTCTTTTTTATAAGGGAATTAACCGCTTTTACCTATACATAGCCTTCATAAATAGATTATAATAAAGTGATGATGAATAAACATAAACTTTGATTCCAAAGGAGGTGAATATATGTCTGAATCAGTAAGCCCTACAGTGGAATTTACTTCGGTAGCAAAGGAATTTCGCCATGAATATGTTGTTGAAAAATCACGGTTTATAACAACAGTATATCCTTGCAAGACTGAAGAGGAAGTCCAAACCTTTATAAGCCGCATCAATAAAGAATTCTGGGATGCGCGCCATAACTGCACAGCCTATACATTAGGCCCACAGCAAGAACAACAACGATCTTCCGATAATGGAGAACCATCAGGCACAGCAGGTAAACCAATGCTAGAAGTACTCAAAAAGACTGGTATTACCAATGTAGCCGTCGTCGTAACACGTTATTTTGGAGGCATTAAATTGGGCGCTGGTGGCTTGATTCGGGCCTATTCACACTCCGTTGCGGAAACCTTACGTCTTGCGCCTAAAGAACTACATACAACACGAACTCGGCTACAAGCAAAGATTGACTATTCACTGTATGGAGCAGTAGAAAGATATGTACAGGATGAAAAATTACACTATGAAGCAAGCTTTGGTGAATATGTAGACATAACAATCCTAATACCACCTACTGATGTAGAGCGCATACAAAAAGAGCTCCAAGACATAAGTCATGGAGCTGCTACTTGTAATGTATTAGATTCTATTGAGGTGGTACTACCACTAGATAAATAATCTAGTTAGTAGATTCCAAACTTTTAATTGCCGTTATTAACTAAACCGGCTATACCTTGACCGAGTTCACGACGTTTTTCCTTAGTCATAGGATAAGGCCATACTCGTTCTAATTGTTTTTTCCGGCTAATTTTATTACGAGCCGTCATTAATCTACGTGCTTCCCAATTACGAATTGCTCGACTTAATGTTCTTTTTACCACGCCCATAGTAGTACCTACTTTCTTAACTATTGTTATATATCAAAATTTGTGATAAGTATAGAAAGATAATTTAAAACTTAATTTACTTTCTATTACTTTGTTGAATTTAGTATATATAGCATTTTATTAAATGTGAAATGACCGTTACTTAGTTCGTTATAATTTTTATTTATCATATTATGTGTATAATAGGGAGATTCTATGGATACATCTTACTACCACAATTTTATTACCCTTGTTCAAACGGGCAATATGACACAGGCCGCAGAGATTCTTCATATTACACAACCAGCGTTAAGTAAGCAGTTGAAATATTTAGAGGCTGAATTTGGGGCTCAATTAATCAACATTAAACGCGGCCAACGAGGATCAAACTTGCAATTAACAGATGCTGGTAAAATCTTCTATGAAAAAGCACAACAACTTTGCTCTATTGAAGAATCTACATATAATGCTGTACAACAATTGAATTCACGCATTGAAGGTACTTTACGCATTGCGACGTCTGCATCTCGTTCAACGCCAATCGTACAGCAATATTTACCAGCTTTTTCCATGAAATATCCATCTGTCCATTTTGAAATTTATGAAGGACTTATGACAAATGTAGTGACCCAACTCATCAACGGTAGCGCC of the Veillonella parvula genome contains:
- a CDS encoding YigZ family protein, with amino-acid sequence MSESVSPTVEFTSVAKEFRHEYVVEKSRFITTVYPCKTEEEVQTFISRINKEFWDARHNCTAYTLGPQQEQQRSSDNGEPSGTAGKPMLEVLKKTGITNVAVVVTRYFGGIKLGAGGLIRAYSHSVAETLRLAPKELHTTRTRLQAKIDYSLYGAVERYVQDEKLHYEASFGEYVDITILIPPTDVERIQKELQDISHGAATCNVLDSIEVVLPLDK